The Chanos chanos chromosome 9, fChaCha1.1, whole genome shotgun sequence genome includes the window GAATAATTTACACCTAGCTGGAAGCAGTAAGAGGACCTGAaatgcaggagagaggaggaacagaACTGGGGTTGGGCAATGGAGCTCTAGTttgggaggaagaggaggaggaggaggaggtggaggaggggatgGATGGAGGAGGACTCAGGTTTCAGACAGTAACTGGTGGAAGGAGAAGGTCTCTCCATAGATCAGATAACCTTGAATAATTGACATGatgtgtgtgatacagtgtcCTGTCAGGgtggtgctgtgtgtatgtgtgtgtgttcctgtgaggtgctgatctgtgttttcttgtttagtGAGAGATGAATGTAAATTTGAGTGTTAAGATGAGGTTTGTCTCTTTGCACTGTATCTATGTGGGTTTATGAGTTCTGTCATAAGGAAGCACaccagtgaaagagacagtgcTAAACAAAGTCAATCCACACATTACATCAGCTCTGGTCATGCTGTCAACTCACGTTTATGTAGCATGCTAAGTTACGTAATCAGCAGAGTAGTGTGGATGAGAGTGTATGGACCATAATCTGGACTGGCTGCTTCTGAAGCAGTGTGAATTTAAAAGGTTCATGTGATTTAAAAGGTTCCGGAGCAGTGTGAATTTAAAAGGTTCGTGTGATTTAAAAGGTTCCGGAGCAGTGTGAATTTAAAAGGTTCGTGTGATTTAAAAGGTTCTGGAGCAGTGTGAATTAAAAAGGTTCGTGTGATTTAAAAGATTCTGGAGCAGTGTGAATTTAAAAGGTTCGTGTGATTTAAAAGATTCCGGAGCAGTGTGAATTTAAAAGGTTTGTGTGATTTAAAAGGTTCTGGAGCAGTGTGAATTTAAAAGGTTCGTGTGATTTAAAAGGTTCCGGAGCAGTGTGAATTTAAAAGGTTCGTGTGATTTAAAAGGTTCTGGAGCAGTGTGAATTTAAAAGGTTCGTGTGATTTAAAAGATTCTGGAGCAGTGTGAATTTAAAAGGTTCGTGTGATTTAAAAGATTCTGGAGCAGTGTGAATTTAAAAGGTTTGTGTGATTTAAAAGGTTCTGGAGCAGTGTGAATTTAAAAGGTTCGTGTGATTTAAAAGGTTCCGGAGCAGTGTGAATTTAAAAGGTTCGTGTGATTTAAAAGGTTCTGGAGCAGTGTGAATTTAAAAGGTTCGTGTGAGCCATTGGATTAGCTGATATTATCAACAACTGCTCTCCACCCACACAAGCTAAAACAAGAAGCTTGTCTTAGCCCAAGACCAGGATCATCCAACGGACGTGTCTAATCAagtgcctcacacacacacacacacacacacacacacacacacacacacacacacacaatcatctcCATATTCTCTGGAGTCAGAGATGGTAGTCCTGTGTCCAGTGATAATATATTCATTTGTCTaacctgttctctgtgtgaccCCATATAATGACTGGCAACAGATATCTAGCTGTAAAGTGAACAAAGCCCGAAGCAACATGTGAAATATGAGAAAATGAGCGTCTCAGTGTCTCCTGACTACTCTACATTCCATcttcttacacacattccagcCCAAAGGTCACATGCACTCTGCTGGGGATTTATGATCAATTAATGTGATTATGTGATTAATGTGATCAATGTGACTAATGTGATTAATGTTTAGCATATTATGGTGCTGCCATACACACATTTCCCTGACTCTCTGAACTCAGTCGTCACACAGATTAGTCATGAACAACAATCTCATTGGTTAACCTTAAAATCATTAACCTTACTCAaccaaaacactcacaaaatcaCTACCCTTCCTCAACCAAAACAGTCACACAATTATTACCCTTACTCAACCAAAACAGTCACAAAATCATTACCCTTACTCAACCAAAACAGTCACACAATTATTACCCTTACTCAaccaaaacactcacaaaaGCTCTAGTCACACTTAAAATATTCACTGCTGGttcaaacacagatacagataatccATAGCAATCAATCAACGATTCGACCCTAACCCCACTCCACACCCCCTCTTTTGGGTGTGACagatgtactctctctctcacctatgCTGGTGGGGAAGATGTCCTCATTGTTGATCTGGACCTCGATCCAGTCCATCAGCAGGTTCATGTACTGCGGTGCGGGCAGAGCTGTGGGCTTCTTAAACTTACAATCGTCCTGCCAGCGGTACTCGTACCGTGGCCCACCCGACATGATTGGACATGTCTTCTCGGTGCAGAAGTCGCAGACAGTGCCGTAGATGAGGTTGACGCGGTTGAAGAAGTCGACCACGTGGACGGCGACCCAGTCATTGAGGTCCTCACCGTGCGGCAGCTGCACGGTGGCACGCAGGTCCACGCCCGAGTTGAGCGAGGCCTGGGCGCGCTTGTGCAGCTCAAAACGCTGAGTTCCTGGCTCAAACTTCCGCTTGGGCCTGAAGGTCTTGTCTTTATTGAAGACCTGCTTCAGAGCAATGGACATGGTGGAACTGGGGAGGAGGGGAAatgagtcgggggggggggagtggatgAGTGGTctagaaagagagtgagagggagagagagagtggaagagagacagagagggagagaacccTGGAGTGAgtatgatggatggatggatggatggatgaatggggGAGTGTTGAACAGCGGAGAAGGGAAGTTGTCCTCAGTGTGCTCAGTTCTCTCTCATCAGGACACACTcatctgagaggagagagagagaaatagagagagagagacagagggagaaggtCAGAGACCAGAGAAGTCAGACGTGTCGTTGCTACAGACAGATCAGTGTGAGCGTTAGTTGtggtcatgtgtgtgttcatgcttaTCTGTGAGTATATGTCCatccatgtgtgcatgtgtgtgtggtgtctgtatgtgtatgtgtgtatgtatgtgttcaaCTCAGTGTTTTGTAGGGTTGGGTGGTATGGCCTAAAATTTATATCACAGTATAATTTGAAGCACAGACAGAAGTGGTATATATCACGGTATAATCGCTTTTCTTAAAACTTCAATAGAAATGCTTCTGAAGGGGTAAAGCACCGGTATGGCACCTGCATGGCGgctattactgtactcttaactgtactcttaactgtattttttgttttacatcaaGTAAGGTTTCAGCTATTGCACTCATGCAATCCTTGACAACCCCTCCgccaataaatgtgtttttttttattttgacccAAAATCCAAGCAACGTTGAGAGAACATTCATTAGCACGTGTTTGggcagtgaatgaatgtgttagtATTCTAGTGGATCACTCATATTGGGTTCTTAgatcttttattttctgtgccCTCAGTTCAGACTTGAGTGGTATGTTTGCTCAAAAGATTTGTGCTTTGTCTCATGGTGGTGCTTCACATTGCCGCTTTTAATAATCGCCACGGTCTCGGAACGTATGAGACATACTGGTTTTGAACTGCCCGTGGGAAGAattaaaagctctgttttcactgtctacTTTTCTCTTTGTAGAGCACGCCATGTGAAATTACCTTTCTCTGACTCACTTATTTCTCCGACTATAGTCTCtcgtctcatctctctcccctgtgtgtgtgtgtgtatctcactcactgactcgaGTCGCAATGCTTATCGGAATGCACAGATCTGATTGGTGGAGTAGCATCATGTGAGTGATTTACAACGCATGCAATTGGTCTGTGAGTTTCCTGGGCTGCTAAACCAGTGCCGAAAAGGTTAGAAATGCTGCGCCGGTTAAAATAGAAACGCTCAAAAATTTAATGACTTAATAATTTATCGGTTATAGGTCCCATGTGGCGGTATATGAACAATTCATACTGTATGGGAAATTAAAACCGGTATACCGGATGAAGCGGTATACTGCCCAACactagtgttttgaaagaaaagtaAGCTGTAAACCTGAGAGATATTTGATAattgatgtaaatgtaaaacattttattttttcatgttaagTCGGAACAGACACAAAGGTTGCTCTCTTTGCTTTAATCTAAAATCTCTGTTTGAAAGAGTTCAAACAGTTagacatttttactttttaaatatttttttttaatcttgacTCCGCACAGAGGCCCTACAGTGCTGGTAGTGAGTGAAgctcctgactgtgtgtgctgatggTATCGCCATGTTGATCCTGCCACCACACGCCCAGTCTGAGGGCAAGGAATGACTCAGACTGATCATGTTCACTCTGTCAGTGAGAAGCACAGACTTGTCTACAGAGAATTCACTCCGACACCTACgccctcctcatcatcattatcatcaccgtcatcatcatcttcatcatcatcagagagagagagagagagacctatcAACAGGTAATTCACTCTGACACCTCTGacctcatcatcttcatcatcatcatcatcatcatcagacagagagagaaacctgtcTATAGGTTATTCACTCTGACCCCCCCATGCACAGGCCTGTaacaattatttcattattGCCTAACCGCGTTTTTGACGTGACCGGCGTTTCCTTGTTGAACCGTGGATAAAGGaattttttaatgagatgggtCAAAGCATGGTCACACTTTTCCGATGCCTGTGTGCACCCTGTGGCACGACAGAACCGTAGCTATCCTACCAGAGGACACCCCACCCAAATTGATTTACAGTTGTCAAGTCAAGTTGCGAAGTCTTTCGAAcgttaaaaatccaaacagaattgAGCAGTTTCGTGAGAAGCAGTGTCTTATCTTTGAGAAATGCCCATAATGTTTAACTGATACAGtttggttttcactggagttttcatgtagtgttggcaaaaaaaataaaaaatcgcTTGACACTGTCCCAACGATCCTGTCAAAATGTGGGGAGTGCAAGCCCGACTGAATTCAGCTAAACTACAATTGGACAATCGGTCATTTGGGGAGGGTTTACACTGTTAGCCTGCTATCAGCTACAGCATCAGTTCGACATCGGATTCGGCAAAAGGACAGTAGCCTACATTGGGTAGAGAGATGCGCAGAATAAATGACACAAGATGGAGCTTGTTTCAAAACGTAACACGACTTCACTGTGTTGGGATCATCATGGATTCAAGCCAAACAAGAGGGGAGAATCCACAAATTTGGAGGAGGCAGTTTGCCAGTCACTGTCAAAAATGCCAACacaacaaatttaaaacaacaccTCAAAAATCAACATCCCACCCAATTTACAGAATTGAACAAAACAATCAGTGCAGCTGCACCAGTGGCTGGGATTCACAGGGTTCTAGTTGGTGATAATCTACAGACTAAAGGTCACATTACTGACACATTAGTGTGCTTTCCAATGTGTGGCATTCAGAAACACTTGCATTAAATGAATTTCAATTGTTACAACCTCAACTGTTGGATTTCCCCATTAATGTTGGATTTGTCCATACAAATAATCAAATAGGTTGAAGTGAATTTCCCAAcctagagcagagagagaaggaagatgTGAAGTGAGACTCTGCCTGAAGGTGTGTTTGTTCAGGCAGATCCCTGATCAGTGGAAATTCCCTACACTCTTTAATAGCAGCTAAAACACAGAGCCAGTGTAACGTTACTGAGCAGATTTCACTGGAGAGTAAGACACTCATTACGTGTGTGTAAATCCATATCATATACTCTCCGCAGTATTAGGATTTTAATCCTGGGAATACAGAATTTTAAACACAACTGTGGTGTTGGTTTTACTTCTGGCTTTTTCCATATAGGACTGTAtggccgtggtctaaaggttagagaaccgggcccGTGAACGGATTGCCGggttgattcccaggaccaacatccatggctgtgtgcccttgagcaaggcactgaACCCCAttgctccccgggcgcaaggaatgctgatgtgttggatgggttaaatgtagaggacaaattcactgctcactgttcacagtgtgtgtgtgtgtgtgtgtgtgtgtaggagcctAGTGGATCTCTGAGTGTACTGTAACAAACCAGGAGCCTAGTGGATCTCTGTGAGTACTGTAACAAATCAGGACCTTAGTGGATCTCTGAGTGTACTGTAACAAACCAGGAGCCTAGTGGATCTCTGAGTGTACTGTAACAAATCAGGAGCCTAATGGATCTCTATGTGTACTGTAAGGAATCAGGAGCCTAGTGGATCTCTATGTGTACTGTAAGGAATCACGAACCTAGTGGATCTCTATGTGTACTGTAAGGAATCAGGAGTCTGGCAGATCTCTTTATATACTCTGAGAAAATCAGCTGCCTGGTGAATCTGAGACTGATGCATTTGGCTTGTTTGTAAGTGTACTCTTTATCACAGggaaagcagagacagacaacagGATTGCCTTCACATGACTGCCAATGCAGATACGTTCTAAAAACAAAAGCCGAGGAAACAATGATTTCCTTGGTTTGATGTAAAACTCATAAAgcacaaatattaaatatttttgcaTACCTTTTCTTAgtatttggaaaataaaatttcagcattttaaaataaaatcagattTGTTATTGTAAAACAGTCCAGTGTTTTGACACAGCCTTGAGAAACGGCTATGCACCATTCATAGACTGCTTTTAGTGTTACAGAGAACGCAAGAGAAAAGACATAATCTACCTGACAAACTTGGGGTGGgcactgaacataaaaaatataaaataatctCTTATATGTCATTCtgcaaattatatatatatatatatatatatatatatttatttttttttttttacagttaagaGGGTGGATTATAGCTcatggctccctctctctgtgtgagttttatgcttttcattattttatgagttttatttTAGCGCTATCAGTGTGCCATGAAGACTAAGAGAAGAGTGCACACCTTTCCTCAACTATTAAAGAGTAATAAGAGGTGTATTATGGATTGTTATCCAGTGCTcctaaaaaatataaaatatagcaGGTCCACGCCCGTGCTGAAGGGCTCTTTACTTCATCAGCCCATTTCTCCAAATGCGGGGGCAGAACAGTCCAACGTGCGCCTCATTAATCCAGGCTTTGTCAGGGCTTTCCTCTTCATACTTTACCCAACAGAGAAAGTTTTCTTCACCAGACTCCGCTGGGTAGATCATTGTTATGTTAGTAACACTGTACTGCAGACTGGGAACAGCTTGTACTTCATCAGCTAATCTCTTGAGCAAGCCCTTTACTCCCAGCTCTGAGTATTGACCAGCTTTCTTTCCAGACCTTGTCTTGACTTTAATGATTTCATAAAACCTCAATATATGATGGCTGAAACTGAATAACTGAAAATTCACAGACTTGTTTAGTGAAAGTGAAATATCTTTTAAACACATAGAAATGAGATGTGACCATTCATGTGCATGGACAAAACTTCAGAGGAGTTTGTGAAGCAAGCCcttacatttacagttttgtaaGAGTGTAGGAGTGTAAGAGAGTGTGAGGGTGAAAAGAACCAGGTCAGTTGTACAACTGACTTTTTTCACGTCGTATAGACATTATCGTGATTTACAGCTTATGTACAGTTTAGCAGTGTTAAATTCTCAgcactgttaaaatgttaaaatcattGTACTCTCTCCTGCTTGGTTCTCATATGCCAATGCTtgagaaaaacaatgaatgtgaatgaatgtgcaTATGAAAACCGATATGAAAACCAAATTAAAGCCAAACACTGCATCTTAACATAGCAGATCTTTTTACTCAGACATGTTAAATTGACTGCAGCCATGCTAACACTAAGCTGTCATAAAACTGACCATCTAACAGACTAAAGAACCaatctgatttatttttgaAGCACCAAactaagaataataataataataatgataatgataatgatgatgatgatgatgatgatgaggagaagaagaagaagaagaagaagaagaagaagaagaagaagaagaagaagaagaagaagaatacttGAATTGTGAATAAAAGGATCAGTGTATCATATGCATACAACGTCATGACAACACATATTACAATAACACACTATACTTACACTACATTAGAGCCTTTGGACTTTGTTATACTCTGTCACATCCTTCATGTTTGGCTCATTTCTGATGAATCATGCCTGTGACTATTAGGAATTACGTTAAAAGTTCTTTGAACGAATTACATTAAAAATTCTACTTAGAATTACAGTAAACATTCTTTAAGTGAATTACGTTAAATGTTCTTTTAATGAATTGCATTAAGAGTTCTTTAAATGAATTACACTAAGCGTTCTTTAAATGAATTGCATTAAATgttctttaaatgaattaaatgaaaCGTTCTTTTAATGAATTAGAACTTCCTGTATGAAGTGCTGCATCAGTGAACAATGTACAGATTGGCCGTGTTCTCACTAATACTGGTAgtgtaatgttaatgtaaattgCTGTGATTGGAACACAATACCATTACCTAGATGCTCagtaaactctttctctttctctgtgccaagtctgtcctcctcctccacctcaccTGTCCACCAACCACCTACAGGACTCCTCTCTTGATTACGTATCTAGACGGACAGCATATTAAAGTAAAGCCCAGAGTAGTGTTGCAAAACCAGATCTGTCATCAGTGACCTGATACTTTTTAAACTGTAGAGGGAAGTTTAACTGGgtaatgaatgtatttttttgtattttctggGTGTgggagtttgtttgtgttttagctCAAGGTGGAAAGCCTGGATCTCCCTCTCAGGTGACTGATTACAGTTTTGATAAAGACACTCAAAGCAGATGGGAAGATCTCTCCAAATGCCACCTGAAGCATTAATCCACAAGTTCCATGAATTATTGATTTTAGTGAAATTTTAAATTTAGCGTAACACACAGATTCTTCTGCCTGTTTGGAATGAGGTGAAACTCTGTCGACCCTGGCACTGCTGGCCTAGGTCCCATCAAACCAACACACGTGGGCACTGCAGTGGAATCTTGGCAGACAAATCCACGCGCTGTCACTTCCCAACAGGTTTTTAAATGACTGcaaaataaacatgcatttcctgctcttgctctttcactctgtctctgtccgtTAAAAGATTCATGGCTTCAGATAGGATGCTCTTGAGCTTAGAAAAGGCTGTCATGCTTAAGAAGCTGTGATATTCTGGGCCCACGGTGCCTGTTGTACCCACgctgcatgtgtgtattaaaacaacatgaaataTGCACATTCATATGGCTTACAGCACATGGagacacatcactgtaaaaATAACATTATAGAACGCATGTAACAAAACTGCTGCTCCACCTGCTATGACGTCTTACAAAACCTGGATTTTTCCCAAGTAAAATGGAAGTCAATATAGATTAGAAACTGTAGTTAAAAAAAGATGCCCATAATTCTACGTGGATTTAGGTTTTGGACAACGATAGGTTGAACACGCATCGAGGGATGActgacacatgactgaaaaaacCTTTtgatttccccttttttttactAACAAACAGGAATGTGGGTGTCAAATTGGAAATGTTTAATCCCATGTTATAGTTTGATAAGAATGGACCGAACCAAAGGTAACACTGAGGAGATCTGCACCCAGTGAATTACCTTATCTCACTCTTACAGTTTATAAGGGTCCCATCACACctgaaaacacataaaacaatttAGCAGCATTTCCCTTCAGCCTGtaccactcatacacacacacacacacacacacacacacacacacacacacacacacacacatacatacacatacacacttgctGCATCCTTGTTTTTCATATTGAATGACGTTAATGActctttcatgtgttttctaTCTGTGTAAACACAATACAGCCTAATGCTACAATAGACAGCCCTGAGTATCTCCAGTCACTACACTCcatgtcacagacacagttgACTCCCTATGTTTATACAGAAACTCCAGACTTAACGCAGAAGGCCATTACTGCTGTTTCAGTGACCACAGTGATAGACTGGGATTGAAAGCCCAGTTACTGATAATGgatgacacagtcacacaggtgaGTGTAGTGTCTAACACTGACATCCTGTGTATGTGAaactcagtcacacaggtgAGTGTAGTGTCTAACACTGACATCCTGTGTATGTGAaactcagtcacacaggtgAGTGTAGTGTCTAACACTGACATCCTGTGTATGTGAaactcagtcacacaggtgAGGGTAGTGTCTAACACTGACATCCTGTGTATGTGAaactcagtcacacaggtgAGGGTAGTGTCTAACACTGACATCCTGTGTATGTGAAACTCAGTCACAGCTCTACTATCTCTCACTACTGTAAGCATCACTGCTCCGGTCAACCCTcatcacacaacccaaaacaaaacaacgctGCAGTCGCCTCAGACGCTCTCCACAGCCTCAGAGAAATGATTAAAGTTCatgatttcactgacacagtacaAGGGACTCTCAGAAACTTATCTAATCTTACATTGTATCTCAGGGATCAGACAGACTGCATATCActtacgtttaaaaaaaaacaaccaaaaacacacacacacacacaaaaacaaaaaacagaggagcagagaatcACTGAATGATTCTGTGGC containing:
- the LOC115820609 gene encoding MOB kinase activator 3B, translated to MSIALKQVFNKDKTFRPKRKFEPGTQRFELHKRAQASLNSGVDLRATVQLPHGEDLNDWVAVHVVDFFNRVNLIYGTVCDFCTEKTCPIMSGGPRYEYRWQDDCKFKKPTALPAPQYMNLLMDWIEVQINNEDIFPTSIGIPFPKNFIQICKKILCRLFRVFVHVYIHHFDRIILMGAEAHVNTCYKHFYYFGTEHNLLDRKELEPLKEMTSRICH